A part of Deltaproteobacteria bacterium genomic DNA contains:
- a CDS encoding glycosyl transferase family 36, whose translation MKAPFSVSHPILAGLSYCAALILYCGAMPLVYAGHPFWIAEGPLPPSHLVPALAMAPLGLVCAWTLCLVATGHRPTIGQSLLDMLVPTVLTLASHREILIWQAPTHWMDLLTLSPICATFMALAHISLLTVSMAKNGRHPSAVAQTCLLMSPFLFNWLLLLQTPSLLQTLGAPWTDTSIFGPRGSELAGRVIVLLVFNISITMGINALCIRALPRGARPYLLPVACAFYAGLTPLIADLGATPEVAALPAPLGAIVATLTVAAAQAGLWGETFLMTGLLMDALKGRRPTGYWGMHYYREGLGKGAAYSALFLGLLFVVQFLGSSNLFLAAHLVQPLLVSLLLGTAAMPLAKTILESFDGSRPFFIRLANSYREPRLYARGAILGLGLYLMPLAVFIHKDEGTRFLLGVLLGAMTHGGANLILDGIDIVRGPRMRLQSWRVYLTGALLGGFVGGAIAWYLDPSQTAVIVNKFQLYTTLHQAGATDYVIYPLFSKWGAMNLGPHTGSARILFNESVSGVINWSLAAPLFSVNLFFLTALFTRSLTPIRMLASRDGMIAVAEQTVRVLRWGLWMAPVIYSLLRISPDPTWYNQDGAIRTLAAIWQSIALTPEAFRGWSIQTFMYLLAYDWFRILIWLDHMGLRVATLVNLSFVGGDALDELLARFQGHPGRTRCIPEALRRFATWAPLLIPFFLPMGADWGYVWDTAESIQKTGQGQASPLAVLVVLFLIGGTITALVSRARAKRQAKPRANIGLACGLDRPGYCPPDEIILHNGVYTVIQGRDGRGYSRVFSAVRHGREYDLTNRPVSRAHSVGKFLYLHEDGAAPWTLGCRPIRRRDVNVCVESTGPLSLRMTGSCQGITVRADISLLPDKTVELCRVRLTNTAKHPRQLELTSYREICLNDPNPQLRHPFYNRQHIATWFVPELTAILGRNRILKTDAAKAQNLRPSPEVYLHAAHIPADQTHVRVIGYEDNRGKFIGDTTLHDPEGLVGPTRALDDRDLRYTFDPIASLRLGVRLEPGQSAEFLLLDGYAPSAEDGARQIQELFHLPETPIVHPTVPAGPSRDIQEPSLEAMLRPPVSETFRFSDTGEELHLGWKTPRRWAHLMTNELGYGLLATNDGALSSFMGNSQQNALTPFAPDSMSVQTPGQIFYLKDIATGEIFSPTYVPFRDKTATHDVTFGLGHCVFRMRRGYIDTELTAFVLPDQPVEARLLRIRNASSTPKTYVVTFCAQIVLAEVPVDSIGQIETDTDAKLGALFFNRPENRYHQGWAFVASSLPVCASETSLNRFLGEGRDFSDPCMVICGGPDPDQDDDGYRVAALSGTITVPAGGEARMHVLIGQDRTIQSCRERIRALAADDSLDTALAHTKAWWRSVLGVIRVDTDSPAFDRLVNCWLPYQILNARLWGRLGPHQRSGAYGFRDQLQDVLPLVYLRPDQARAQILLHAGQQFHEGDVLQWWHKTWDGKTGLGMRNRASDPHLWLPYLTCRYVEASGDRSILDERIAYLEGRSIPHGEEGIAFVPRPSRDDATLYAHCLRALNTSLNRLGKNGLPLMGAHDWNDGLSAVGVDGTGTSVWLGFFLHDVLRTMIPLIEERDGRDMAQKFTAKAERLRLALARQWRDDHFIRAVTDNGEALDYADALCSAWPLLSKATDRDHGQTALVSGLKQLEKNNLALLLSPWFDENATPYPGRIADYPPGVRENGAQYSHGASWLVDALAELAHIEAQTGDATQAKDWREQALRVWLKISPLAHTLPDELETYGLPPHQQPADIFHGPGYEGRGGWSWYTGAAARMLWAAYRMLGIGLRGGRPEISPTLLEAQGALKVQQVRVHGVTVFSAHHAEETDGE comes from the coding sequence GTGAAAGCACCCTTTTCCGTTTCCCATCCGATTCTGGCCGGGCTGAGCTACTGCGCGGCCCTGATTCTTTACTGCGGGGCCATGCCCCTGGTGTATGCCGGTCATCCGTTCTGGATTGCCGAAGGGCCGCTACCACCGTCACACCTGGTTCCGGCCCTGGCCATGGCCCCGCTTGGCCTTGTCTGCGCCTGGACGCTTTGCCTCGTGGCCACGGGGCATCGTCCCACCATCGGGCAGAGCCTGCTCGACATGCTCGTTCCCACGGTACTGACCCTGGCCAGCCACCGCGAAATACTCATTTGGCAAGCCCCGACGCACTGGATGGACCTGCTGACCCTAAGCCCCATCTGCGCCACGTTCATGGCCCTGGCCCATATTTCTCTTCTCACCGTGTCCATGGCCAAAAATGGGCGCCACCCGTCCGCCGTGGCCCAGACATGTCTTCTGATGAGCCCGTTTTTGTTCAACTGGCTCCTGCTTCTCCAAACACCGTCCCTGCTCCAGACCCTGGGCGCGCCGTGGACCGATACCTCGATCTTCGGCCCACGGGGCAGCGAACTTGCCGGAAGGGTTATCGTTCTTCTCGTTTTCAACATTTCCATCACCATGGGCATCAACGCCTTGTGCATCCGCGCCCTGCCGCGCGGAGCGCGGCCCTATCTGCTCCCGGTGGCCTGCGCCTTCTACGCGGGCCTGACTCCGCTCATCGCCGACCTGGGAGCAACCCCGGAAGTTGCCGCCCTGCCCGCGCCCCTGGGAGCCATTGTCGCCACGCTGACCGTGGCCGCGGCCCAAGCCGGCCTTTGGGGGGAAACCTTTCTCATGACCGGCCTGCTCATGGACGCCCTGAAAGGCCGCAGACCGACAGGATACTGGGGCATGCACTATTATCGCGAAGGGTTGGGCAAGGGAGCGGCCTACAGCGCCCTTTTCCTGGGCCTGCTCTTTGTGGTGCAATTCCTGGGCTCATCCAACCTGTTCCTGGCCGCCCATCTGGTCCAGCCACTGCTTGTGTCCCTGCTCCTGGGCACGGCCGCCATGCCTTTGGCCAAAACCATCCTTGAATCCTTTGACGGCAGCCGCCCCTTCTTCATCCGTCTGGCCAACAGCTACCGCGAGCCCCGGCTCTACGCGCGCGGCGCGATCCTGGGCCTGGGATTATACCTGATGCCCCTGGCCGTCTTCATCCACAAGGATGAAGGCACACGCTTTCTGCTCGGCGTCCTGCTTGGAGCCATGACCCATGGCGGCGCGAATCTGATTCTTGATGGAATCGACATCGTCCGGGGCCCGCGCATGCGTCTGCAATCCTGGCGCGTCTATTTGACCGGCGCCCTTCTGGGGGGATTCGTGGGCGGGGCCATCGCCTGGTACCTGGACCCAAGCCAGACAGCCGTCATCGTGAACAAGTTCCAGCTCTACACGACGCTGCACCAGGCCGGAGCCACGGATTACGTCATCTATCCATTGTTCAGCAAATGGGGCGCCATGAACCTTGGGCCACACACGGGCAGCGCGCGCATTCTCTTCAACGAATCCGTGTCCGGGGTGATCAACTGGTCCCTGGCCGCGCCCCTGTTCAGCGTGAATCTCTTTTTCCTGACCGCCCTCTTCACCCGCAGCCTGACACCCATCCGCATGCTGGCCAGCCGCGACGGCATGATCGCCGTGGCCGAACAGACCGTGCGCGTGCTGCGTTGGGGATTGTGGATGGCCCCGGTCATCTATTCCCTGCTGCGCATCTCCCCGGACCCGACATGGTACAACCAGGATGGAGCCATCCGCACCCTGGCCGCCATCTGGCAGAGCATCGCCCTCACGCCCGAGGCCTTTCGCGGCTGGAGCATCCAGACCTTCATGTATCTGCTGGCCTACGACTGGTTCCGCATCCTCATCTGGCTGGATCACATGGGCCTGCGCGTGGCCACCCTGGTCAACCTGTCCTTTGTCGGCGGCGACGCGCTGGACGAGCTCCTGGCCCGATTCCAGGGACATCCCGGTCGGACCCGCTGCATCCCCGAGGCCCTGCGCCGCTTTGCCACCTGGGCGCCGCTACTTATTCCGTTTTTCCTGCCCATGGGCGCGGACTGGGGCTATGTCTGGGACACGGCCGAATCCATCCAAAAAACCGGCCAGGGGCAGGCCTCTCCATTGGCCGTGCTGGTGGTTCTCTTTCTGATCGGCGGGACCATCACGGCCCTGGTCAGCCGCGCCAGAGCCAAACGGCAGGCAAAGCCGCGAGCCAACATCGGCCTGGCCTGCGGACTGGACAGGCCGGGCTACTGTCCGCCGGATGAAATCATTCTGCATAACGGTGTCTACACCGTGATCCAGGGGCGCGACGGCCGGGGCTACAGCCGGGTCTTCAGCGCCGTGCGCCACGGCCGGGAATACGACCTGACCAACCGCCCGGTTTCCCGCGCCCACAGCGTCGGTAAATTCCTGTACCTGCACGAGGACGGGGCCGCGCCCTGGACTCTGGGCTGCCGACCCATCCGTCGTCGGGACGTGAACGTCTGCGTCGAATCCACCGGCCCGCTTTCACTCCGCATGACCGGGTCCTGCCAGGGAATCACGGTCCGGGCCGACATCAGCCTGCTCCCGGACAAAACCGTCGAGCTCTGTCGGGTACGCCTGACCAACACGGCCAAACATCCCCGTCAGCTGGAATTAACCTCGTATCGGGAAATCTGCCTGAACGACCCCAATCCGCAGCTGCGCCACCCTTTCTACAACCGGCAGCACATCGCGACGTGGTTCGTGCCCGAACTTACGGCCATTCTCGGACGCAATCGCATCCTCAAAACCGATGCGGCCAAAGCGCAAAACCTGCGTCCCTCGCCGGAGGTCTATCTGCATGCCGCGCACATTCCCGCCGACCAGACTCATGTCCGCGTAATCGGATATGAGGACAATCGGGGAAAATTTATTGGCGACACCACGCTGCACGACCCAGAGGGACTGGTCGGTCCGACCCGCGCCCTGGACGACCGCGACCTGCGCTACACCTTCGATCCCATCGCCAGCCTGCGCCTGGGTGTCCGCCTTGAACCCGGCCAGTCCGCCGAGTTCCTCCTTCTGGACGGTTACGCCCCCTCGGCCGAGGATGGCGCGCGCCAGATCCAGGAACTGTTCCATCTGCCCGAGACGCCCATCGTCCACCCAACAGTCCCGGCCGGACCGTCCCGAGACATCCAGGAGCCAAGCCTGGAAGCCATGCTCCGGCCCCCCGTCAGCGAAACCTTCCGCTTTTCCGACACCGGCGAGGAACTGCACCTTGGCTGGAAGACTCCACGCCGCTGGGCGCATCTGATGACCAACGAGCTGGGTTACGGTCTGCTGGCCACCAATGACGGGGCCCTGTCCTCCTTCATGGGCAATTCCCAACAAAACGCCCTGACACCCTTTGCTCCGGATTCCATGAGCGTTCAGACCCCCGGCCAGATATTCTACCTCAAGGACATTGCCACCGGCGAAATCTTCTCCCCGACCTATGTTCCCTTCCGGGACAAAACCGCCACGCATGACGTCACCTTCGGCCTGGGGCACTGCGTGTTCCGCATGCGCCGGGGTTACATAGACACCGAGCTGACCGCCTTTGTCCTGCCGGACCAACCCGTGGAGGCCCGGCTGCTGCGCATCCGCAACGCATCATCGACGCCCAAGACCTATGTCGTGACCTTTTGCGCCCAGATCGTCCTGGCCGAGGTGCCCGTGGACTCCATCGGTCAGATCGAAACCGACACCGACGCCAAGCTCGGCGCGCTCTTCTTCAACCGGCCGGAAAACCGTTACCATCAGGGATGGGCCTTCGTGGCCTCCAGTCTGCCGGTATGCGCCTCGGAAACCAGCCTGAACCGCTTCCTGGGCGAAGGGCGCGACTTCTCGGACCCTTGCATGGTCATCTGCGGCGGCCCGGACCCCGACCAGGACGACGACGGCTACCGTGTGGCCGCCCTGTCCGGGACCATCACTGTCCCGGCCGGTGGCGAGGCCCGCATGCATGTCCTCATCGGACAGGACCGGACCATCCAATCCTGCCGGGAACGCATCCGCGCCCTGGCCGCCGACGACAGCCTCGATACGGCCCTGGCCCACACAAAAGCGTGGTGGCGCTCTGTCCTTGGTGTCATCCGCGTGGACACGGACAGCCCGGCCTTCGATCGGCTGGTCAACTGCTGGCTGCCCTACCAGATCCTCAACGCCAGGCTCTGGGGCCGTCTGGGACCGCACCAACGCAGCGGGGCCTATGGTTTCCGCGACCAGCTCCAGGACGTGCTGCCCCTCGTTTATCTGCGGCCAGACCAGGCCAGGGCCCAAATTCTGCTCCACGCCGGACAGCAATTCCACGAAGGCGACGTCTTGCAGTGGTGGCACAAAACCTGGGATGGCAAGACCGGCCTGGGCATGCGCAACCGGGCCTCGGACCCGCATCTCTGGCTGCCCTATCTGACCTGCCGCTACGTGGAGGCCAGCGGCGATCGCTCCATCCTGGATGAACGCATCGCCTACCTGGAAGGCAGGTCCATCCCTCATGGCGAGGAGGGCATCGCCTTTGTGCCGCGCCCGTCCAGGGACGACGCGACCCTGTACGCCCATTGTCTGCGCGCCCTGAACACCAGCCTGAACCGTCTGGGCAAAAACGGCCTCCCGCTCATGGGCGCGCATGACTGGAATGACGGATTGAGCGCCGTGGGCGTGGACGGCACGGGCACCAGCGTCTGGCTGGGCTTTTTCCTGCACGACGTGCTGCGGACCATGATCCCGCTCATAGAGGAACGCGACGGACGGGACATGGCGCAAAAATTCACGGCCAAGGCCGAGCGCCTGCGCCTTGCCCTGGCCAGACAATGGCGCGACGACCATTTCATCCGGGCCGTGACCGATAACGGCGAGGCGCTCGACTATGCCGACGCCCTGTGTTCGGCCTGGCCACTGCTATCCAAAGCCACGGACCGTGACCACGGCCAGACCGCCTTGGTCTCCGGCCTGAAGCAGCTGGAAAAAAACAACCTGGCCCTGCTCCTGTCCCCATGGTTCGACGAAAACGCAACACCTTACCCCGGCCGCATCGCGGACTATCCTCCAGGAGTACGCGAAAACGGAGCCCAGTATTCCCATGGCGCGTCCTGGCTGGTGGACGCCCTGGCCGAGCTGGCCCACATCGAGGCCCAGACTGGAGACGCGACCCAAGCCAAGGACTGGCGCGAACAGGCCCTGCGGGTCTGGCTCAAAATCTCGCCCCTGGCCCACACCCTGCCCGACGAGCTGGAAACCTACGGTTTGCCCCCACATCAGCAGCCGGCGGACATCTTCCACGGACCGGGCTACGAAGGCCGGGGTGGCTGGAGCTGGTACACCGGCGCGGCCGCACGCATGCTCTGGGCCGCGTATCGCATGCTCGGCATCGGCCTGCGCGGTGGGCGTCCTGAAATCAGCCCAACCCTGCTTGAAGCCCAAGGCGCCCTCAAGGTCCAACAGGTCCGGGTGCACGGAGTGACGGTGTTCAGCGCACACCACGCGGAGGAAACCGATGGGGAATAA
- a CDS encoding DUF1653 domain-containing protein: protein MGNNHDGPALKPGRYRHFKGREYEVLGVARHSEGQEDMVVYRPLYGDSGLWVRPLSMFVEEVERGGVRQPRFRFVGGEEK, encoded by the coding sequence ATGGGGAATAACCACGACGGCCCGGCCCTAAAACCAGGCAGGTACCGTCATTTCAAGGGCAGGGAGTACGAAGTGCTCGGCGTGGCCCGGCACAGCGAAGGCCAGGAGGACATGGTCGTGTACAGACCGCTGTATGGCGATTCCGGTCTGTGGGTCCGACCCCTGTCCATGTTCGTGGAGGAGGTGGAGCGCGGCGGCGTCCGGCAACCGCGCTTCCGCTTTGTCGGCGGGGAAGAGAAATAA
- a CDS encoding glycerophosphodiester phosphodiesterase: protein MTQPLVWAHRGARSVAPENTMAAAHAALGQGAFGWELDVHLSQDGQVVVIHDHGLRRTTDVKTRSFPRRDQVVGRLTLAELRALDAGSWFARRDPFGTIADGTVGNRELSAFRGELLPTLAEALAWSREAGLAVNVEIKDQLGGDDDGLVRATAKRIRESGWAGRVCVSSFRAASVSLFHEFCPEVPVGLLLDTTAMQAPVERIMGALRDLGATALHPAVRGLRPGLIREFTSSGFVVNVYTVNTPEQLIWLAREGATGVITDFPGRARDIYAKLG from the coding sequence ATGACCCAGCCCCTGGTTTGGGCCCATCGCGGCGCACGGTCCGTGGCCCCGGAAAACACCATGGCCGCGGCGCATGCCGCTTTGGGTCAGGGGGCTTTTGGTTGGGAGTTGGATGTCCATTTGAGCCAGGATGGGCAGGTCGTGGTCATTCACGACCATGGGCTGCGCCGGACAACAGACGTCAAGACTCGGAGTTTTCCGCGTCGGGATCAGGTCGTCGGCCGTTTGACCCTGGCTGAACTGCGCGCCCTGGATGCCGGGAGTTGGTTCGCCCGCCGAGATCCGTTCGGGACCATCGCCGATGGCACGGTCGGTAATCGGGAACTGTCCGCCTTTAGGGGCGAGCTTTTGCCGACTCTGGCCGAGGCCCTGGCCTGGAGCCGGGAGGCCGGTCTTGCCGTCAATGTCGAGATCAAGGACCAATTGGGCGGGGATGATGATGGCTTGGTCCGGGCCACGGCGAAGCGTATCCGGGAGTCGGGTTGGGCGGGACGGGTGTGCGTGTCGTCCTTTCGAGCCGCCTCGGTGAGCCTTTTTCATGAATTTTGCCCAGAGGTGCCGGTTGGCCTCTTGCTCGACACCACGGCCATGCAGGCTCCGGTCGAGCGCATCATGGGCGCCTTGCGCGACCTTGGGGCAACGGCTCTTCATCCGGCCGTGCGCGGCCTTCGGCCCGGTTTGATCCGTGAATTCACATCGAGCGGGTTCGTCGTCAACGTCTATACCGTGAACACCCCCGAGCAGCTGATCTGGCTGGCCCGGGAAGGGGCCACGGGCGTGATCACGGATTTTCCGGGACGTGCCCGGGATATCTACGCCAAACTCGGATAG
- a CDS encoding DNA translocase FtsK, with product MITDGNKLVREIFALLFVCCLALVTLSLYSFSPADPSFNHQAMADHVTRNLVGTLGAYVAGGLVDLCGGAAWLWPVFLAVGAGMLFFPMFRPRWWRWTGALLFALLLPLWLEQVTPWLGWTTSGMGGGGFVGRSLHGFFVHSLGECGFLLVAVCLTLIAVQLVMGMSYRAVVAQSGRFLSGARSWPRGLGHAGLEAEKKPETKGAKAVRGPKSMAEPVTPDTGGGGGPVEARPVTAPKPVLKREQRNAAIDPPIRPGTLPPLDLLASVPASRINVSKSVLEKQSQALTACFADFGIQGDVQGVQPGPVITMFEFKPAPGIKVSRIAGMGDDLALALKARAVRIVAPLPGRDTVGIEIPNEQRQTVYLREILDDPAFADTKGQLPLALGKDIQGASRIADLAKMPHMLVAGATGAGKSVCLNCLLLSLVYKHDPEHVKLLLVDPKRIELAVYGTLPHLVHPVVTDMNLAKNALEWAVYEMEQRYEAMAKTGVRHITTYNQKLAELGENRPEELRDLKPFPYLVIVIDELADLMMTAAKEVEGSIVRLAQLARASGIHLILATQRPSVDVVTGIIKANFPSRIAFQVSSKHDSRTILDGVGAEHLLGQGDMLFKLSGGGMQRIHGAFVGDDEIARVVGFWEKQRPQRFDLDFTEWNTGGEGGGADGGAGASDVLDDPKYGEAIDFVTEQGRASISMIQRRLRIGFNRAARFIEQMEMDGIIGPQDGSKPRLVRKKE from the coding sequence CGGGCTCGTGGATCTGTGCGGTGGCGCGGCGTGGTTGTGGCCGGTGTTCCTGGCCGTTGGCGCGGGGATGCTTTTTTTTCCCATGTTCCGGCCGCGATGGTGGCGATGGACTGGAGCACTGTTGTTTGCGCTACTTCTTCCGTTGTGGCTTGAGCAGGTGACGCCATGGCTGGGCTGGACGACATCCGGGATGGGCGGCGGCGGTTTCGTGGGTCGGAGCCTACATGGTTTTTTCGTGCATAGCCTGGGGGAATGCGGGTTTTTGTTGGTTGCCGTTTGTTTGACGCTCATCGCGGTGCAGCTGGTCATGGGCATGTCGTACAGGGCCGTGGTCGCGCAGTCGGGGCGGTTTTTGTCTGGGGCGCGTTCCTGGCCTCGTGGCCTGGGCCACGCTGGGCTGGAGGCGGAAAAGAAACCCGAAACCAAAGGCGCCAAGGCCGTGCGTGGTCCGAAGAGCATGGCGGAGCCCGTCACGCCGGACACGGGGGGGGGCGGTGGCCCGGTCGAAGCCCGTCCCGTGACCGCCCCCAAGCCGGTACTCAAGCGCGAACAGCGCAATGCGGCGATTGATCCACCAATCCGCCCAGGGACGCTGCCGCCCCTGGATTTGCTGGCTTCGGTCCCGGCTTCCCGGATAAACGTGTCCAAATCGGTTTTGGAGAAGCAGTCTCAAGCCCTGACAGCGTGTTTTGCCGATTTTGGTATTCAAGGCGATGTCCAGGGCGTGCAGCCCGGCCCGGTCATCACCATGTTCGAATTCAAGCCCGCGCCCGGTATCAAGGTCAGCCGCATCGCGGGCATGGGGGACGATCTGGCCCTGGCCCTCAAGGCTCGGGCCGTGCGCATTGTCGCGCCCTTGCCGGGCAGGGATACCGTGGGCATCGAAATTCCCAACGAGCAGCGCCAGACCGTGTATCTGCGTGAGATTCTCGACGACCCGGCCTTCGCCGACACCAAGGGACAGCTGCCCCTGGCCTTGGGCAAGGATATCCAGGGCGCGTCACGAATCGCCGATCTGGCCAAGATGCCGCACATGCTCGTGGCCGGTGCCACGGGCGCGGGCAAATCCGTGTGCCTGAATTGTCTGCTTTTAAGCCTCGTATACAAGCATGATCCGGAGCATGTGAAACTGCTTCTGGTGGACCCCAAGCGCATCGAGCTTGCCGTGTACGGCACCTTGCCGCATCTGGTTCACCCCGTGGTCACGGACATGAATCTGGCCAAGAATGCCCTGGAATGGGCTGTGTACGAAATGGAGCAGCGTTACGAGGCCATGGCCAAGACGGGGGTACGGCATATCACAACGTATAATCAGAAGCTGGCCGAACTGGGCGAGAACCGGCCCGAGGAGCTGCGCGACCTGAAGCCCTTTCCCTATCTGGTCATCGTCATCGACGAACTGGCCGATCTGATGATGACGGCGGCCAAGGAAGTGGAAGGCAGCATCGTCCGTTTGGCCCAGCTGGCCAGGGCTTCGGGCATCCATCTTATCCTGGCCACGCAGCGTCCGTCGGTGGACGTGGTCACGGGCATCATCAAGGCTAATTTCCCCTCGCGTATCGCTTTTCAGGTCAGCTCCAAGCACGATTCCCGGACCATCCTGGACGGAGTCGGGGCCGAGCACCTTCTTGGACAGGGGGACATGCTTTTCAAATTGAGTGGTGGCGGCATGCAGCGCATACATGGGGCTTTTGTCGGGGACGACGAGATCGCCCGCGTGGTCGGATTCTGGGAAAAGCAGCGGCCGCAGCGGTTTGACCTTGATTTCACGGAGTGGAACACTGGCGGCGAAGGCGGTGGCGCGGACGGCGGGGCTGGCGCGAGCGACGTGCTCGACGATCCCAAATACGGCGAGGCCATCGACTTTGTGACCGAACAGGGGCGCGCGTCCATTTCCATGATCCAGCGTCGCCTGCGTATTGGCTTCAATCGCGCGGCCAGGTTCATCGAGCAGATGGAAATGGATGGCATCATCGGCCCCCAGGATGGGAGCAAGCCCCGCTTGGTGCGGAAAAAGGAGTGA